Part of the Candidatus Palauibacter polyketidifaciens genome, TTGATCTTTCCGCGTGCGTCGGGTCGAAACTGCGACCCGGCCTATTCTCTGGCCAGATCGACAGCTCCGAGACAGATTTCAAGCCAGGGGCGACGCAGGGCGGGGTACGGGTTGCGCAACACTGAACCGTCGGAGGAAACATGAAGAACCTGCGCGTAACCGGACTGGCACACCTCACCGCACTGGGGGCCGCGTTCCTCGGCATCGGGGCCTGCGGCGCGGAGGACGCCGCGGAAGGCGACGTGATGGCCTCGGCCGAGGTCACGGATCCGGCGGCGGAGGGTCTCCCGAACCCCACACCCAACGTCATCAAGGATTGGGCGCCGCTTCCGGATGGCCGCGAGTGGGGCTCCACGGCGGGCATCGACATCGACCCCACCGACGGCCACATCTGGGCGTACGACCGCTGCGGCGGGATCGCGCTCGCCGGCGGGTGCGCCGAGAACCTCGTCGACCCGGTCTTCAAGTTCCACCGCGAGACGGGCGAGATCATGGCCAGCTTCGGGGCCGGCCTCTTCGTCCTTCCGCACGGGCTCTACGTGGACGATGACGGGAACGTCTGGGTCACGGACTCCCAGGGGACGGAAGACAAGGGGCATATCGTCGTGAAGTTCTCGCCGGAGGGCGAGGTGCTCCTGATGCTCGGGGAGATGGGCGTTCGGAACAGCGAGCCCGGCACCTTCTTCAACGAGCCGTGCGACGTCATAACGGCTCCGGACGGGTCGATCTTCGTTTCCGACGGGCACAGCGGACAGAACGCGAACCCGCCGGAGGGGTCCACCGGCCGCATCATCAAGTTCTCGCCCGACGGGGAATACCTCATGGAGTGGGGCGTGATCGGCGACGCGCCGGGCGAGTTCCGGACACCGCACGCGCTCGAGATGGATTCGCGGGGGCGCCTCTTCGTCGCGGACCGGGGAAACCACCGCATCCAGGTCTTCGACCAGGAAGGGAACCTGCTCGACATCTTTTACGAATTCGGCCGGGTCAGCGGACTCTTCATCGACGACGGGGACAACGTGTACGCGATCGACTCGGAGTCGAACCCCAACCAGCACTCCGACTGGCTGACCGGCGTTCGGATCGGCCACGTGTCGGAGGACCGGGTCACGGCCTTCATCCCGCCGCACGAATCCGACGATCCGCAGGGCGAGGCCGGCGAAGGTGTTGCGGTCGATGCGGACGGAAACGTTTACGCTGCGGAGGGACCGAACTCGCGGGCCGCCGCCGAGGGCGGAGTCACGAAGTACACGCGCAACCGATGAGCAACGCACGCCAGGCTGCTGCAGGAGAGGAAAGACGATGAGGATGAGAAGATTCGCTTCGGGGATGGCCGTGGGTGCGGTGGCGCTGGCCCTCGCGGGGTCCGCCGCTATCGCGCAGGAACTCAGTGAGGTGTGTCCGGATTCGCCCGACATGACGGGCGCCCTGTGGGGGCTGGTCGCGGACGGGGACACGCAGATGGGGCTGCCGAGCGCCACCGTCGTCGCCACATGGGAGAAGGACGGCGAGGAAGGGCAGATGGAGGGGCAGACCGCGCTGGACGGCGGTTACACGCTCTGCTACGTGCCGCTCGGCGTCGAGGTCTCGGTGCAACCGGTGTTCATGGGCACGGGAGGGGCCGCCATCACGGCCAATCTCGCGGAGCAGATCACCCGCCTGGACCTCACCTTCTCGCTCTCCGATGTGGGTGGTGGTGGCGGCGGCGGCGACGACGACCGCATCTGGGCCTGCTTCGGGGGCACCACGGACAATCAGATCAACCTCCAGAATTCGCGACTTATTCGCTGCGACCCCGGCTGGGAGGGAATCGATCGGTGCCCGAAGGAGTCGGAGTATGGCCAGGTGCAGGCGACGATGACGGGCGGCGGGATATCGGCGGACGACGAGGAACGCCCGGATGAGATTGCCGGGAGCTCGGACTTTCGTGAAGCGCTCGAGAAGCTCGTCTCTGATGCCCAGCGGCTCGGGGCGAACGCAATGATCAATGTTCGGCTGAACCGGAACTCGCTCACCGCCGAGGCGGTCATGATCTCCGTCGATCCGGTCACCTGCCGCTGATCCCGGCTGCGTCGGGCGCGGGCCCCAGTCCGTGAGCCCGCACCGACGCTCATCGCCGGTGGATCGGCCGGTCCTGCTGCCGGCCGGTTCCGCTTCCCGCCGGTCCTGCTAAGGTCGCCGCACGCGGATCGGGAAAGGCGGACGCTCGGGCGTCGCCACCGGTGACGCCTCGAGTTGCTCCAGCACGACCTCGATCGCCTTCTCCAGCTGCGGGTCGACGCCCGCGATCACGTCGGCCGGCCACTGCTCCACTTCGATGTCCGGGGGCACGCCCACGTTCTCGACGATGAATCCGTCCTCCGTCCATATGGCGAGGTTCGGCGCCGTGATCGACCCCCCGTCCATCAGAATCGGGAAGCCCAGGACGCCGACGAGCCCGCCCCAGGTGCGGCGGCCGATGAGCGTCCCCATCTCGAGCTTGCGGAACATCCAGGGCAGCATGTCGCCGCCGGAGCCGGCGGTCTCGTCGATGAGCATCACCTTCGGGCCCGGGATCGCGCCCTGCGGCGTCACGAGGTCGGCCCCGTAGCGCATCGCCCAGTGCGACATGTAGGGCCGCCGGAGGATGTTGATGTAGTAGTCCGCGATCTGGCCGCCCCCGTTGTGCCGCTCGTCGATGATCACGGCCTCCCGGTTCGTCTGCGGGAAGAAGTAGCGCTTGAAGTACTCGTGTCCCGCGCCGGCGGTGTTGGGCACGTACACGTAGGCGACCCGCCCGTCCGTGGCTTCGTCGACCCGCGCTAGGTTGCCCTCCACCCAGTCCCGGTTCCGCAGCG contains:
- a CDS encoding peptidyl-alpha-hydroxyglycine alpha-amidating lyase family protein — its product is MKNLRVTGLAHLTALGAAFLGIGACGAEDAAEGDVMASAEVTDPAAEGLPNPTPNVIKDWAPLPDGREWGSTAGIDIDPTDGHIWAYDRCGGIALAGGCAENLVDPVFKFHRETGEIMASFGAGLFVLPHGLYVDDDGNVWVTDSQGTEDKGHIVVKFSPEGEVLLMLGEMGVRNSEPGTFFNEPCDVITAPDGSIFVSDGHSGQNANPPEGSTGRIIKFSPDGEYLMEWGVIGDAPGEFRTPHALEMDSRGRLFVADRGNHRIQVFDQEGNLLDIFYEFGRVSGLFIDDGDNVYAIDSESNPNQHSDWLTGVRIGHVSEDRVTAFIPPHESDDPQGEAGEGVAVDADGNVYAAEGPNSRAAAEGGVTKYTRNR
- a CDS encoding heavy metal-binding domain-containing protein translates to MRRFASGMAVGAVALALAGSAAIAQELSEVCPDSPDMTGALWGLVADGDTQMGLPSATVVATWEKDGEEGQMEGQTALDGGYTLCYVPLGVEVSVQPVFMGTGGAAITANLAEQITRLDLTFSLSDVGGGGGGGDDDRIWACFGGTTDNQINLQNSRLIRCDPGWEGIDRCPKESEYGQVQATMTGGGISADDEERPDEIAGSSDFREALEKLVSDAQRLGANAMINVRLNRNSLTAEAVMISVDPVTCR